The following are encoded in a window of Cervus canadensis isolate Bull #8, Minnesota chromosome 11, ASM1932006v1, whole genome shotgun sequence genomic DNA:
- the LOC122449549 gene encoding interleukin-18-binding protein isoform X3, whose product MAKDLCSSRPPALPAAKQCPALTVTWPAVEVSLNGTLTLSCTACSRFPHFSILYWLGNGSFIEHLPGRLREGSTRREYRGKWTQLWRPLVLEELSPALRDTNFSCVLMDPGQTVQRHLVLAQLWVRNPREGVQDIRSPASVWEGKGGLCPQQPPADVH is encoded by the exons ATGGCAAAGGATCTCTGCTCCTCGCGGCCCCCAGCACTCCCAGCAGCTAAGCAGTGCCCAGCGTTGACAGTGACCTGGCCAGCAGTGGAAGTCTCACTGA ATGGAACGCTGACATTGTCCTGTACCGCCTGCAGCCGCTTCCCCCACTTCAGCATCCTCTACTGGCTGGGCAACGGCTCCTTCATCGAGCACCTCCCAGGCCGGCTGCGGGAGGGCAGCACCAG gCGAGAGTACAGGGGCAAGTGGACCCAGCTGTGGAGGCCGTTGGTGCTGGAGGAGCTGAGCCCTGCCCTGCGAGATACCAACTTCTCCTGTGTTCTCATGGATCCTGGGCAGACTGTCCAGCGTCACCTTGTCCTGGCCCAGCTCTGGGTGAGGAACCCAAGGGAGGGCGTCCAGGACATAAGGAGCCCTGCTTCAGtgtgggaaggaaagggtgggctCTGCCCACAGCAGCCTCCAGCTGATGTCCACTGA
- the LOC122449549 gene encoding interleukin-18-binding protein isoform X2, which yields MTMRHNWIPDPSPLRALLLCAHVISHLAGATPVPQATTAASPGMAKDLCSSRPPALPAAKQCPALTVTWPAVEVSLNGTLTLSCTACSRFPHFSILYWLGNGSFIEHLPGRLREGSTRREYRGKWTQLWRPLVLEELSPALRDTNFSCVLMDPGQTVQRHLVLAQLWAGPKTCVPPATGSPSLQPGPSAVPSRQ from the exons ATGACCATGAGACACAACTGGATTCCAG ACCCTAGCCCTCTTCGGGCCCTGCTCCTCTGTGCCCACGTCATCTCCCACCTGGCCGGAGCCACACCTGTGCCTCAGGCCACCACAGCTGCCTCACCTGGGATGGCAAAGGATCTCTGCTCCTCGCGGCCCCCAGCACTCCCAGCAGCTAAGCAGTGCCCAGCGTTGACAGTGACCTGGCCAGCAGTGGAAGTCTCACTGA ATGGAACGCTGACATTGTCCTGTACCGCCTGCAGCCGCTTCCCCCACTTCAGCATCCTCTACTGGCTGGGCAACGGCTCCTTCATCGAGCACCTCCCAGGCCGGCTGCGGGAGGGCAGCACCAG gCGAGAGTACAGGGGCAAGTGGACCCAGCTGTGGAGGCCGTTGGTGCTGGAGGAGCTGAGCCCTGCCCTGCGAGATACCAACTTCTCCTGTGTTCTCATGGATCCTGGGCAGACTGTCCAGCGTCACCTTGTCCTGGCCCAGCTCTGG GCTGGGCCGAAGACATGTGTGCCCCCTGCCACAGGAAGCCCCTCCctccagccaggcccctctgccgtACCATCCCGA
- the LOC122449549 gene encoding interleukin-18-binding protein isoform X1, with the protein MTMRHNWIPDPSPLRALLLCAHVISHLAGATPVPQATTAASPGMAKDLCSSRPPALPAAKQCPALTVTWPAVEVSLNGTLTLSCTACSRFPHFSILYWLGNGSFIEHLPGRLREGSTRREYRGKWTQLWRPLVLEELSPALRDTNFSCVLMDPGQTVQRHLVLAQLWVRNPREGVQDIRSPASVWEGKGGLCPQQPPADVH; encoded by the exons ATGACCATGAGACACAACTGGATTCCAG ACCCTAGCCCTCTTCGGGCCCTGCTCCTCTGTGCCCACGTCATCTCCCACCTGGCCGGAGCCACACCTGTGCCTCAGGCCACCACAGCTGCCTCACCTGGGATGGCAAAGGATCTCTGCTCCTCGCGGCCCCCAGCACTCCCAGCAGCTAAGCAGTGCCCAGCGTTGACAGTGACCTGGCCAGCAGTGGAAGTCTCACTGA ATGGAACGCTGACATTGTCCTGTACCGCCTGCAGCCGCTTCCCCCACTTCAGCATCCTCTACTGGCTGGGCAACGGCTCCTTCATCGAGCACCTCCCAGGCCGGCTGCGGGAGGGCAGCACCAG gCGAGAGTACAGGGGCAAGTGGACCCAGCTGTGGAGGCCGTTGGTGCTGGAGGAGCTGAGCCCTGCCCTGCGAGATACCAACTTCTCCTGTGTTCTCATGGATCCTGGGCAGACTGTCCAGCGTCACCTTGTCCTGGCCCAGCTCTGGGTGAGGAACCCAAGGGAGGGCGTCCAGGACATAAGGAGCCCTGCTTCAGtgtgggaaggaaagggtgggctCTGCCCACAGCAGCCTCCAGCTGATGTCCACTGA